A genomic stretch from Nitrospirae bacterium YQR-1 includes:
- a CDS encoding HDOD domain-containing protein: MSNLQASKQKTIELLMNRVKERNDFPAMSRSIDIVKKQTSSVNDTSITELTSTILDDFALTSKLLRLVNSVFYINYQLGGKIGTISRAVFVLGYEQVKNAAVTLLLFENLTNKNIAKELKETVLSTFMSGLIAKGMAGKIGLEDKEEAFLGSIFHNLGRLLVSFYLPEHRKKIKEEMAISNITEYSAAKDVLGATYEDIAVAMAQTWNLPDKLIVAMKKVPGGQVSAPQTHDDKIKTLVNFSTEICDKMSEIKANPQVLKNILKRYADCFKVSEKEVTVIMDTALKELGSFVRTMRFSIGESDFLKKISGVVSDAQLDDVSEGVMVSPTDEEHVELDDTQFIRLMGGADEREPVESPDEVLSNGIQEVANSLMESTSINDILRTILEIMFRGMSFARVLICIKNIGSTGGTDMIGRFGFGSDTDEIIKRFRFPLNDSSDIFNLAILRNTDVVISNINDPRFKSRIPDWYRKHINAQTFLLLPIVVNHKPIGLIYADKPKAGDIQIPPHQLTLIKTLRNQAIMAIQKRK, from the coding sequence ATGAGTAATTTGCAAGCCTCTAAACAAAAAACAATAGAGCTTTTGATGAACCGCGTAAAGGAAAGAAATGACTTTCCGGCGATGTCCCGCTCAATAGATATAGTAAAAAAGCAAACTTCATCGGTAAATGATACATCAATAACAGAGCTGACAAGCACAATACTGGATGACTTTGCTCTGACCAGCAAGCTCCTGAGACTTGTTAACAGCGTGTTTTATATAAACTACCAGCTTGGGGGCAAAATCGGCACAATATCCCGCGCCGTGTTTGTGCTTGGTTATGAGCAGGTGAAAAATGCCGCAGTAACGCTTCTGCTGTTTGAAAATCTGACAAATAAGAATATTGCAAAAGAGCTGAAAGAAACGGTGTTATCCACTTTTATGTCCGGCCTGATTGCTAAGGGAATGGCAGGCAAAATCGGCCTTGAGGATAAAGAAGAGGCATTTTTAGGTTCTATTTTCCATAATCTGGGAAGGCTGTTAGTTTCTTTTTATCTGCCCGAGCACAGGAAGAAAATAAAAGAAGAAATGGCCATATCAAATATTACCGAGTACAGTGCCGCAAAAGACGTCTTAGGAGCCACATATGAAGACATTGCAGTGGCGATGGCACAGACGTGGAATCTTCCGGATAAACTGATAGTAGCCATGAAGAAGGTTCCGGGTGGCCAGGTGTCGGCCCCTCAGACACACGACGATAAGATAAAAACCCTTGTGAATTTTTCTACCGAAATCTGCGATAAGATGAGTGAGATAAAAGCAAATCCTCAGGTGTTGAAGAACATTCTTAAGCGTTATGCTGACTGCTTCAAGGTCTCGGAAAAGGAAGTTACAGTGATAATGGATACTGCGCTGAAGGAGTTGGGCTCATTTGTCAGAACTATGAGGTTTTCCATCGGCGAAAGTGATTTCCTCAAGAAGATAAGCGGCGTGGTAAGTGACGCCCAACTGGATGACGTGTCAGAGGGTGTGATGGTTTCCCCTACCGATGAGGAGCATGTGGAGCTTGACGATACTCAGTTTATACGGCTTATGGGAGGAGCAGATGAAAGGGAACCGGTAGAGAGCCCTGATGAGGTCTTATCAAACGGCATCCAGGAGGTTGCAAATTCCCTTATGGAAAGCACCTCTATAAATGACATACTGAGAACAATTCTTGAGATAATGTTTAGGGGAATGAGCTTTGCGAGAGTTTTGATTTGCATAAAAAACATAGGAAGCACCGGTGGCACTGACATGATTGGCCGCTTCGGTTTCGGCTCCGATACCGATGAAATAATAAAAAGATTCAGATTTCCCTTAAACGATTCATCGGATATTTTTAATTTAGCCATTTTGCGTAACACCGATGTGGTGATAAGCAACATTAATGATCCACGTTTTAAGTCGCGTATTCCCGACTGGTACAGAAAACACATTAATGCCCAGACCTTTTTGCTCCTGCCCATAGTTGTTAATCACAAGCCCATCGGGTTAATCTATGCAGATAAGCCAAAAGCCGGAGATATACAGATACCTCCCCATCAACTTACCCTTATCAAGACCCTCAGAAATCAGGCCATAATGGCTATCCAGAAACGCAAATAA
- a CDS encoding Nramp family divalent metal transporter, with protein sequence MKIKNTKAFEIFKYLGPGFLVTVGFIDPGNWAANISAGSDFGYNLLWMVTLSTIMLIILQHNAAHLGIVTGLCLSEASKKYFNKYIGGFFLLTAVAAGVSTALAELLGAAIGLNMLFGLPISIGTPLTVAFVFGMVFTNTYRKLEKWILAFVSLIGIAFVFELFLVDVNWVSVVKYSFTPSMPAGSMLIVMSVLGAVVMPHNIFLHSEIIQSRQWNLQSEEVINRQLKYEFTDTLIAMLAGCLINASMIIVAAAVFNKNGIHVTELQQAQSTLQPLLGTKASVVFALALLFAGLSSSITAAMAGGSIYAGLYRKPLDTSDRHSRFGIAVTIILAAVIIYFLKNPFQGIIVSQIALSIQLPLTVVFLIFLTSSKEVMGIHANSRLEKTSLWSVAAVVTFLNLMLLYQML encoded by the coding sequence ATGAAAATAAAAAACACAAAAGCATTTGAAATATTCAAATATCTGGGGCCTGGGTTTCTTGTAACCGTGGGGTTTATTGATCCCGGCAACTGGGCAGCTAATATTTCTGCAGGTTCTGATTTCGGGTACAATCTCCTTTGGATGGTGACACTTTCAACCATCATGCTTATAATCCTTCAGCACAACGCAGCGCACCTGGGGATAGTCACAGGGCTTTGCCTCTCTGAAGCGTCAAAGAAGTATTTCAATAAATACATTGGCGGCTTTTTTTTACTTACAGCAGTGGCGGCAGGAGTGTCAACAGCGCTTGCCGAATTGCTTGGGGCTGCTATCGGCTTAAACATGCTATTTGGGCTTCCCATTTCAATTGGCACACCTCTTACTGTGGCATTTGTTTTCGGTATGGTTTTTACAAACACTTACAGAAAACTTGAAAAGTGGATTTTAGCCTTTGTGTCACTTATCGGAATAGCCTTTGTTTTCGAGTTGTTTCTTGTTGATGTAAACTGGGTATCTGTAGTTAAATATTCTTTTACGCCGTCAATGCCCGCTGGTTCGATGCTGATTGTAATGAGTGTCCTGGGTGCTGTCGTCATGCCGCATAATATATTTTTGCACTCAGAGATTATTCAGAGCAGACAGTGGAACCTTCAAAGCGAGGAGGTAATTAACAGACAGCTTAAGTACGAATTTACCGATACGCTGATAGCCATGTTAGCAGGCTGCCTCATAAATGCATCTATGATAATTGTGGCCGCCGCCGTATTTAATAAAAACGGAATCCATGTAACTGAGCTGCAACAGGCTCAAAGCACACTTCAACCTCTTCTGGGAACAAAGGCCTCCGTGGTGTTTGCCCTTGCACTGCTCTTTGCCGGACTGTCCTCATCTATAACCGCCGCAATGGCAGGTGGTTCTATTTATGCAGGGCTTTACCGTAAACCCCTTGATACCTCAGATAGACACTCCCGCTTTGGGATTGCAGTTACAATTATATTAGCCGCTGTGATAATTTACTTTCTTAAGAATCCGTTTCAGGGAATAATAGTAAGTCAGATAGCGTTAAGCATACAACTGCCGTTGACAGTGGTTTTTCTGATTTTCCTGACCTCTTCCAAAGAAGTAATGGGGATACATGCAAACTCACGGCTCGAAAAGACCTCCCTCTGGAGTGTCGCCGCCGTTGTAACATTTCTTAACCTTATGCTGTTATACCAAATGCTTTAA
- a CDS encoding type II toxin-antitoxin system HicB family antitoxin, with protein MNVKVILEKGEDGYFVIHCPSLKSCWSQGKTQEEALTNIKEAIELFLEPAPYDLVEDENHKVYELVL; from the coding sequence GTGAATGTAAAAGTAATATTAGAAAAGGGTGAGGATGGTTACTTTGTAATTCATTGCCCATCGTTGAAAAGTTGCTGGTCGCAGGGCAAAACGCAGGAGGAGGCTCTTACAAATATTAAAGAAGCCATCGAATTGTTTTTGGAGCCTGCCCCTTACGACTTAGTTGAAGATGAAAATCATAAGGTTTATGAACTTGTATTATGA
- a CDS encoding type II toxin-antitoxin system HicA family toxin, producing the protein MKLPLLSGQQVLPALRRLGFIEIYKKGSHVKMKHLDGRTIVVPYHEEVDGFTLKGALKDADIDVEEFLKNI; encoded by the coding sequence ATGAAATTACCCTTGCTATCAGGGCAACAAGTTTTGCCGGCATTGAGACGGCTTGGTTTTATCGAAATTTATAAAAAAGGCAGCCATGTTAAAATGAAACATCTTGACGGCAGAACAATCGTGGTTCCATATCATGAGGAAGTTGACGGATTTACTCTAAAGGGTGCTCTAAAAGATGCAGATATAGATGTTGAAGAGTTTTTGAAAAATATTTGA
- a CDS encoding AI-2E family transporter yields the protein MLINRPYAFTFVIILGSLGVLSYHVIKPFLNAIAWAIVLGIVFYPVFLLVQRLVKWQIGASIITLALVMLILAGPIAYIIILMGAEAKKTYEHLVSTNFQVITDLLSHKPITWILERFHAMGDGTELNAKDLIVDNLTKFWQKIIPELTLGLKNLLGVLFEFFIVLFTLFFFFLDGPDFIKTIMEYMPFSETHKERIQEKIKDMVISSIYGSVALSLSQGLVSGVTYVLLGLTAPVLLGAVTALAAFVPMGAAVMWGVVAVFLVITGSYIKAVVVIVVGIIAIIAIDNVLVPLIVSGRTKVPMVMVFFTVVGGIEFFGLIGIIMGPLVFVLFISMFEIFKGLENDSDCGSSG from the coding sequence ATGTTAATTAACCGGCCATATGCTTTTACGTTTGTTATTATTCTTGGGTCACTTGGGGTACTGAGTTACCATGTTATAAAACCCTTTCTTAATGCTATAGCATGGGCTATTGTGCTGGGGATTGTCTTTTACCCCGTGTTTTTACTTGTTCAGAGACTTGTAAAATGGCAGATAGGCGCTTCCATTATAACCCTTGCGCTTGTTATGTTAATTCTTGCCGGACCCATTGCATATATAATCATTTTAATGGGGGCTGAAGCAAAAAAAACATATGAGCATCTTGTAAGTACAAATTTCCAGGTTATTACCGACCTGTTGTCACATAAACCCATAACGTGGATACTTGAGAGATTTCACGCTATGGGTGACGGCACGGAATTAAACGCAAAAGACCTTATTGTTGATAATTTGACAAAGTTCTGGCAAAAAATTATACCGGAGCTGACGTTAGGATTAAAAAACCTTTTGGGTGTGCTGTTTGAGTTTTTTATAGTGTTGTTTACCCTGTTTTTCTTTTTTCTTGACGGCCCTGACTTTATTAAAACTATTATGGAATACATGCCTTTTTCAGAGACCCACAAGGAGCGCATTCAGGAAAAAATAAAGGATATGGTAATATCCTCAATTTACGGAAGTGTTGCCCTGTCCCTTTCTCAGGGATTGGTTTCGGGTGTTACGTATGTCTTACTGGGCTTAACCGCTCCGGTGCTCTTAGGGGCGGTAACAGCCCTTGCTGCGTTTGTCCCCATGGGGGCTGCCGTAATGTGGGGTGTTGTTGCTGTTTTTTTAGTAATAACCGGTTCGTACATTAAGGCCGTTGTGGTCATAGTTGTTGGAATTATTGCTATCATTGCTATTGATAATGTCCTTGTGCCCCTTATTGTCAGCGGCAGAACGAAAGTGCCGATGGTTATGGTGTTTTTTACAGTTGTCGGCGGCATTGAATTTTTCGGCCTTATAGGAATCATAATGGGCCCTCTGGTCTTTGTTCTGTTTATTTCCATGTTTGAAATTTTTAAGGGACTTGAAAACGACTCCGATTGCGGCTCATCCGGTTAA
- a CDS encoding ABC transporter substrate-binding protein has product MKTTPIAAHPVNAETGCGRVKILLLCLLLLIVSCNGKSTEPDNYLHLRINANPTTLDPAYVVDVSGGAICAKIFNGLVKLNENLEVVPDIAKSWTISRDSLKYTFYLNDNVTFHNGRLLTAKDVEYSLKRLLLPQTKSPNTWVVMSLLGAEEFLNGKAQSLEGIKVTDNYTVELNLKTPFAPFIKLLTMPPAYIVPEAEVERLKKGFANQPTGTGPFQFSRWEPDSELILSRFDGYFESKAKIAGIRYRVIPEDLTTVTEFMLGNLDITDVTVSSYKLFTTDPKYSKNLKTATGLNTYYLGLNNSKAPLNNVLLRAAIAHAIDRNKIRETYFQGRGTLADGPIPETLKPYKLAGAYPYDPQRARQLVADSGYNKSEKLKFYVAAIQDSIDIAEIITSFLKEAGIEVEIKVLEWSAYKSAINKGETDLFWLGWWADYPDGENFLYPLFHSSNFGPGGNRTRFTDKNTDRLIEEAQRTVDNKKREALYKNIEQKIVEESPAVFFWHRKDYVVTQPWIKHFTLSAIYSIDKGNFIEIDRYTK; this is encoded by the coding sequence TTGAAAACGACTCCGATTGCGGCTCATCCGGTTAATGCTGAGACAGGGTGCGGCCGGGTTAAAATCCTGCTGCTATGTCTGCTCCTTCTTATTGTCTCTTGCAACGGTAAATCCACAGAGCCGGATAATTACCTTCATCTGAGAATTAACGCTAACCCCACAACACTGGACCCTGCCTATGTTGTAGATGTCTCAGGCGGCGCCATTTGTGCAAAAATATTTAACGGACTTGTTAAGCTCAATGAAAACCTTGAGGTCGTGCCCGATATCGCCAAAAGCTGGACTATAAGCCGGGATAGCTTGAAATACACTTTCTATCTCAATGACAATGTCACTTTTCATAACGGGCGGCTTCTTACCGCTAAAGATGTGGAGTACTCCCTTAAACGTCTTCTTCTGCCGCAAACGAAATCGCCAAATACGTGGGTTGTCATGAGCCTGCTGGGAGCAGAGGAGTTCCTCAATGGTAAGGCGCAGTCGCTTGAGGGAATTAAGGTGACGGATAACTATACGGTGGAACTTAATTTAAAAACCCCGTTTGCCCCTTTTATAAAACTTCTTACCATGCCCCCTGCATACATTGTGCCTGAGGCGGAAGTGGAGCGCCTGAAGAAAGGCTTTGCTAATCAACCCACAGGAACAGGCCCTTTTCAGTTTTCACGATGGGAACCCGACAGTGAACTAATTCTTAGTCGCTTTGACGGTTATTTTGAATCTAAGGCAAAAATTGCCGGCATCCGTTACAGGGTTATTCCCGAGGACCTTACTACAGTTACAGAGTTTATGCTTGGAAATCTTGATATCACCGACGTAACTGTTTCGTCCTATAAGCTTTTCACAACCGACCCAAAATACTCAAAAAATTTAAAGACGGCAACCGGCCTTAATACATACTACTTAGGGTTAAATAACTCTAAAGCCCCGCTTAACAATGTCCTTCTGAGGGCTGCCATAGCTCATGCCATAGACAGGAATAAAATCAGGGAAACGTACTTTCAGGGGCGGGGCACGTTGGCTGATGGGCCTATCCCTGAGACCCTCAAGCCATATAAACTTGCCGGGGCGTATCCGTATGATCCGCAAAGGGCACGGCAACTGGTTGCCGACTCAGGCTATAATAAGTCTGAGAAGTTAAAATTTTATGTAGCTGCAATTCAGGATTCAATTGATATAGCTGAGATTATAACGTCTTTTTTAAAAGAGGCCGGCATAGAGGTGGAAATAAAGGTGCTTGAGTGGAGCGCCTATAAGTCGGCAATTAATAAGGGGGAGACGGATTTGTTTTGGCTGGGTTGGTGGGCGGACTACCCGGACGGTGAGAATTTTCTGTATCCCCTCTTTCATTCCTCTAATTTCGGCCCAGGTGGAAACAGAACAAGATTTACAGATAAAAACACAGACAGACTCATCGAGGAGGCACAGAGAACTGTGGATAACAAAAAGCGGGAAGCACTCTATAAAAACATAGAGCAAAAAATAGTTGAGGAGTCTCCCGCCGTGTTCTTTTGGCACAGGAAGGACTACGTTGTAACTCAGCCATGGATAAAGCATTTCACGCTGTCTGCTATTTATAGTATTGATAAAGGGAACTTTATTGAAATTGACCGTTATACCAAGTAG
- a CDS encoding MFS transporter, which translates to MNKKHILSWCLFDFANSSYSAVVLTVVFPVYYTQVIVGNSSGAGDLWWGRAISLSMTLVALSSPVLGAIADYGGLRKRFLFIYTLGCVIAVSFFSMLTPGIIIAGFVLIVIANVGFEGGIMFYNSYLPEIADKQFQGRVSAWGFALGYVGSFTSLLIALPLAKNNCFSSLWIFIAVFFFLFSLPLFIFLPKDRKLKPLRKTVAERITGFKQTAVEIWKNTQLRKFLISYFIYEDGTNTVIVFSSIFAATTLGFKNEELIYLFMTVQITAFMGAVIMAKPIDIKGPKVIIILSLILWSTVTIASYLVETKIMFFTIATVAGFALGTVQAASRTLFTKFIPHGSESEYFGFYATIGKTSAILGPLSFGTISSLTGSQRPAILSIIAFFILGLFVLAFVEDAK; encoded by the coding sequence ATGAATAAAAAACATATACTATCATGGTGTCTGTTTGATTTTGCCAATTCCAGTTATTCAGCTGTGGTTCTTACCGTTGTGTTTCCTGTTTATTACACGCAGGTAATTGTGGGAAACTCTTCCGGGGCCGGAGACCTGTGGTGGGGACGTGCAATATCTCTGAGTATGACTCTGGTTGCTTTGAGCTCACCCGTTTTAGGTGCAATTGCTGATTACGGCGGGCTCAGAAAACGTTTTCTGTTTATATACACTCTTGGCTGCGTTATTGCCGTGAGCTTTTTTTCAATGCTGACTCCCGGCATAATAATTGCTGGTTTTGTGCTGATTGTCATAGCAAATGTGGGGTTTGAGGGCGGTATAATGTTTTATAATTCTTATCTGCCGGAAATCGCCGATAAACAATTTCAGGGAAGGGTATCAGCATGGGGGTTTGCGCTGGGTTATGTCGGCTCTTTCACATCACTGCTTATCGCTCTCCCTCTGGCTAAAAATAACTGCTTCAGTAGTCTCTGGATTTTTATAGCGGTATTTTTCTTTCTGTTTTCCCTTCCTCTTTTTATCTTTCTTCCAAAGGACAGAAAACTTAAACCACTACGGAAGACTGTAGCGGAGAGAATCACCGGATTTAAGCAAACCGCCGTAGAGATATGGAAAAACACTCAATTACGGAAATTTCTAATTTCTTATTTTATCTATGAGGATGGGACAAATACTGTTATAGTGTTCTCAAGCATATTTGCTGCAACCACCCTTGGGTTTAAAAACGAGGAACTGATATATCTGTTTATGACAGTACAAATAACCGCATTCATGGGCGCCGTGATAATGGCTAAACCAATTGACATCAAAGGGCCTAAGGTAATTATAATTCTTTCCCTTATCCTCTGGAGCACTGTAACGATTGCATCGTATTTGGTGGAAACAAAGATAATGTTTTTTACCATTGCCACAGTTGCAGGCTTTGCCCTTGGTACTGTTCAGGCGGCCTCACGTACACTTTTTACAAAGTTTATTCCACATGGCAGCGAATCGGAATATTTCGGTTTCTACGCCACTATCGGTAAAACATCCGCCATCCTCGGTCCCCTGTCCTTTGGTACTATATCGTCCCTCACCGGCAGTCAACGCCCCGCTATCTTGTCTATCATTGCTTTTTTCATTTTAGGCCTGTTTGTGCTTGCCTTTGTTGAAGATGCTAAATGA
- a CDS encoding TetR/AcrR family transcriptional regulator gives MLTTLKRNNLPKRESHLVRKEQIAEAALSIIGADGIKGLTTATIAKEVGISESSLYRHFKNKEEIIKSVIDLVSQVMMNNYQSAQKEPISSLEKIERFFYNNTAYFEQHRGFVRIMFSSEIVFTKELKQYMSEKIAAYIAVLSGLLDEGKADGSVKADIDSASMAVMFIGMHQLNNLRRLLSGFDYPFKDEALRLWSSFKNIVAVK, from the coding sequence ATGCTTACTACATTAAAGCGCAATAATCTACCTAAAAGGGAAAGCCATCTGGTAAGAAAAGAGCAGATTGCCGAGGCTGCACTAAGTATTATAGGAGCAGACGGCATAAAGGGCCTGACTACGGCTACAATTGCTAAAGAGGTTGGAATTTCGGAAAGCAGCCTGTACAGGCATTTTAAAAACAAAGAGGAAATTATAAAGTCAGTGATTGATCTTGTATCTCAGGTCATGATGAATAATTACCAGAGCGCTCAAAAGGAACCAATAAGCTCGCTTGAAAAAATCGAGCGATTCTTTTATAACAACACCGCTTATTTTGAACAACACCGCGGGTTTGTAAGAATTATGTTTTCGTCCGAAATTGTTTTTACCAAAGAGCTAAAGCAGTACATGTCGGAAAAAATAGCTGCCTATATTGCCGTGCTTTCGGGGCTTCTTGATGAGGGCAAAGCGGATGGCAGTGTCAAAGCAGATATAGATAGTGCTTCAATGGCAGTCATGTTTATTGGAATGCATCAGCTTAACAATTTACGGCGGCTTCTCAGTGGATTCGATTACCCGTTTAAAGATGAGGCGCTGCGCCTTTGGAGCTCTTTTAAAAACATTGTGGCGGTAAAATAA
- the purB gene encoding adenylosuccinate lyase: MIERYTKEIMGRLWALQAKYEKWLAVEIAVCEAWAEVGEIPAAALKAIKERAAFDVKRIDEIEAEVKHDVIAFLTSVAEFVGAESRYIHKGLTSSDILDTANALLMIDAADIIIDDIKALLTVLREQAFKHKDTVCMGRSHGIHAEPMVFGLKFALWYEEMRRNLQRMEQAKSMVSVGKLSGAVGTFSSIPPKIEEMVLSKLGLTPEPVATQVVQRDRYAEYMTMLAVVAATVEKIAVEIRHLQRTEVREVEEPFSKGQKGSSAMPHKRNPVGCENLSGLARLVRANAMAALENVALWHERDISHSSVERVIIPDSTILVNYMLNRLKGIVSGLHVYPGIMEKNINRSYGLFNSQKVLLALTGKGLSREKSYELVQRNAMKSWEEGFSFIELLKADAEITTVLKDDELESLFDLKEYFKHTDHIYERVFGK, encoded by the coding sequence ATGATAGAGAGATACACCAAAGAGATAATGGGGCGTTTATGGGCACTTCAGGCAAAGTATGAAAAGTGGCTTGCGGTGGAGATAGCCGTGTGTGAGGCATGGGCTGAGGTTGGTGAGATACCTGCGGCAGCTCTGAAGGCTATTAAGGAGAGGGCCGCCTTTGACGTTAAGAGGATAGATGAAATCGAGGCGGAGGTAAAGCATGATGTAATAGCGTTTTTAACATCTGTTGCCGAGTTTGTGGGTGCAGAGTCGAGATATATTCATAAGGGGCTGACGTCCTCTGATATTTTAGATACGGCCAATGCGCTTTTGATGATTGACGCCGCCGATATAATCATAGATGACATAAAGGCACTCTTAACAGTGCTCAGGGAACAGGCATTTAAGCATAAAGATACGGTTTGTATGGGCAGAAGCCATGGGATACATGCCGAGCCGATGGTCTTTGGCCTTAAATTTGCGCTTTGGTATGAGGAGATGCGGCGAAATCTACAGCGAATGGAACAGGCAAAGAGCATGGTATCAGTGGGGAAGCTTTCCGGGGCAGTGGGGACATTTTCATCAATACCGCCAAAGATAGAGGAGATGGTGCTAAGTAAACTGGGGCTTACGCCTGAGCCTGTAGCCACGCAGGTGGTACAGAGGGACAGATATGCAGAGTATATGACAATGCTTGCGGTAGTGGCGGCAACTGTGGAAAAGATAGCGGTGGAGATAAGGCACCTTCAAAGGACAGAGGTGCGTGAGGTGGAAGAGCCCTTTAGTAAGGGGCAGAAGGGCTCATCTGCAATGCCTCACAAGAGAAATCCGGTGGGGTGTGAAAACCTCTCAGGGCTTGCGCGCCTTGTCAGGGCAAACGCTATGGCGGCACTTGAAAACGTGGCGCTGTGGCATGAACGTGACATAAGCCACTCTTCAGTTGAACGCGTGATAATTCCTGACAGCACCATTTTAGTAAACTACATGTTAAACAGGCTAAAGGGTATAGTTAGCGGCCTGCATGTGTATCCCGGCATTATGGAGAAAAATATAAACAGGAGCTACGGGTTATTTAATTCCCAAAAGGTACTTTTGGCACTTACCGGAAAGGGACTAAGCCGTGAAAAGTCCTACGAGCTGGTGCAACGTAACGCTATGAAGAGCTGGGAAGAGGGCTTTTCTTTTATAGAACTTCTAAAGGCTGATGCTGAGATAACCACAGTGCTTAAGGATGATGAACTTGAGAGCCTTTTTGATTTAAAAGAGTATTTTAAACACACAGACCATATATACGAACGAGTGTTTGGCAAGTAG
- a CDS encoding metallophosphatase family protein, producing the protein MAYAVISDIHGNLAALEAVLRDIEGRSIESVYFTGDAVGYGPAPNQCVELLKKSCEILIAGNHDWAAINYTSADYFNDMALMAILWTSDTLTTENIAEIENFKLLKSSEERDVLFVHATPKEPENWNYLLSLSDARENFEHFTQRFCFIGHSHMPIIVERNGVTGRLFSDRQRVELKTEGRYIVNVGSVGQPRDNDPRASYAVVDDETIEIVRVQYDIVRTQAEMESFGLPAKLIERLSYGH; encoded by the coding sequence ATGGCTTATGCAGTCATATCTGATATACATGGCAACCTGGCGGCACTTGAAGCTGTACTTAGAGATATAGAAGGCCGCTCCATAGAGAGTGTGTATTTTACGGGAGATGCGGTAGGATACGGGCCTGCACCCAATCAGTGTGTGGAGCTGCTTAAGAAGTCTTGTGAGATACTGATAGCCGGCAACCACGACTGGGCGGCTATTAACTATACGTCTGCAGATTATTTTAATGATATGGCACTGATGGCAATCCTCTGGACCTCTGATACCTTAACTACGGAAAACATAGCGGAAATCGAGAATTTCAAACTATTAAAATCATCGGAGGAAAGAGATGTACTGTTTGTCCATGCCACACCAAAGGAACCCGAGAATTGGAATTACCTGTTGTCCCTCAGTGATGCCCGAGAGAATTTCGAACATTTTACACAGAGATTTTGTTTTATAGGGCACAGTCATATGCCGATTATTGTGGAGAGAAATGGTGTTACCGGAAGGCTTTTTTCAGACAGGCAACGGGTGGAGTTAAAGACTGAGGGCCGGTACATTGTTAATGTGGGAAGCGTGGGACAGCCCCGTGATAATGACCCCAGGGCCTCCTATGCCGTGGTGGATGACGAGACCATAGAGATTGTAAGGGTGCAGTACGATATTGTGAGAACACAAGCCGAGATGGAGTCCTTCGGGCTGCCGGCTAAGCTTATTGAGCGTCTTTCCTATGGACACTGA
- the nusB gene encoding transcription antitermination factor NusB, translated as MTRRQAREYVLQSLFQLEFTGKTPDRRELLDFMKDNPPTNETLEFIDDLLKGTIEHMAELDALIQRACKHWELDRLAAIDRNIMRFASYEIIYRADIPYAVTINEAVDIARRFSTEDSYSFINGVLDKIAHQKYDKAATGKRADKKPDKMVSKRAVKERQA; from the coding sequence ATGACAAGACGGCAGGCTCGGGAATATGTGCTGCAGTCGCTTTTTCAGCTTGAGTTTACAGGAAAGACTCCGGACAGAAGGGAGCTGCTTGATTTTATGAAAGATAATCCTCCCACCAATGAGACTCTGGAGTTTATAGATGACTTATTAAAGGGAACGATAGAGCATATGGCGGAGCTGGATGCGCTGATCCAAAGAGCTTGTAAACACTGGGAATTAGACCGCCTGGCCGCTATTGACAGAAATATTATGAGATTTGCTTCATATGAAATCATCTACAGAGCTGATATTCCATATGCGGTGACGATAAATGAAGCTGTTGACATAGCCAGGAGGTTTTCCACTGAAGACTCATATTCATTCATTAACGGAGTGCTGGATAAAATAGCCCATCAGAAGTATGACAAAGCAGCTACCGGCAAGAGAGCTGATAAAAAGCCGGATAAGATGGTAAGCAAAAGAGCAGTTAAAGAGCGGCAGGCTTAA